The Novipirellula caenicola genome segment ATCACTCCCGCATCGGGATTGGTTTGTTCAACGACATCGGGATAGAATTCATAGCGAGAGCAATCTGCCTCAAGCCACACCGTATCCATCCCCACGAGCATCCCTTTGAGCTGATTTCGGGATGCATCATTTGGATCAACAAGGGCTATTCTTAAAACATTACTCATAACGGCCTATCCACTGACACGAATTCTCTCTGAATCACGGACCGCGACGGAAAAGTCGCTGATCGATTTCGCGGCGGTCTAACGCGACCGCCGCGTTGGCGTCGTCTTAATTTTCGGGCGACATCACGGTCACCCCATCACCGATGACCGTTGGGGTCGATCCGGGGACGACCGCACCTTCGGGCACACCTGGGTGACGCAGGATCTCTTGGTCAAATTGGTGCGAATTTCCACCGAGGACCTGTCCACCGTACGATGGATCGATGCTGAAGCCCTGAACATCGTTGCAAGCGTTGATTTCCTCGCCGCAATTGTTCCCCTTCATGTTCGGCACTTCCAAGAATCCTCGTAGGTAGAACTCTTTGTCGTTGGGGGAATCCGAATTCAAACCGGGTCCGCTGATCGGTGCTTCACACGGATCCATCGCGGCAACCACTTCCGGAGTCACGGTCACTAGCAATTCGATGTCGTTGCGACGTTCGCTGATCCGGCGAAAGAACGTTCCGATGTAAGGCAGTTCGCCAAAGAACGGAGTCGAGCGGCGAGTCGCCTCGGTACGTGTTTGCAACAAACCGGCCAACGCAAACGTCTGTCCTGCCTGCAATTCCACCGCGGTTTCAACATAACGATGAGTGAACGCGAACACCTGAGTCGATTCATTGATGATCGAACGCGACGAGTCGACTTCGCTTACCTCGGGGCGAACTTCCAAACGAATTCGGCCGGGGCCGACCACGAAAGGCAAGAAGTCAACCGAGGTGCCATACTCTTCATAGCGAACCGATACCGCTCCGTTGCCCGATGGAACAATGTAAGGCACTTTACCACCAACGATGAAACGTGCGGGGCGTCCGTGAGTGGCGACCACCGTGGGTTCGGCCAACAATTTCACCAAATCGTCTTGGCGGAGTGCTTTGATCAGAGCACTGAAGTCTCCCGTCAATACGCTTGCGTTGGCTTGATCCGCTGCCTGAACCACACCGCTTGAAATCGTGCTGGATGATGCGTTGATCAATCCACCGGGAGCGTTGACGAACAAGTTGCCTGAATCAAGGATCGCCAAATCGATCCCCAAATCACGGAACTTGGTGCGTGAAATCTCCATAATCTTGGTGTGTAGCAGCACTTGCTGGACGCCGACCACCTTGATGTTGTTGACGACGGTCGAATAGAACTGTTCGACAATCGCGACGGCACGGTCCACGTCATCGACGCTGGTCACCGTCCCGGAAATGATGGCACTGTCGTTGATCGGCATGACCTTCAACGATGCAAACGGCAGCTGCGAACTGAGAATCCCTTCGACCTCGCGAGCATCCGCAAGCACTGTCACGTCGACCGTGTAAAGTTTGTCGTTCGTGTCCCAGAGATTCAATTGAGTCGTCCCGGGAACCTTCGCGAAGATCTGAATTTGATTTTGCGAAACCGGAGTCGCTCCAATCACTTCCTCGTTATGCACTTGGAATTTAGGAATGCGATCTTCCAATGTCAAAATGCGACTGCTTTTGACCAGCATCTCAAACCGTTCTACCGTCTGAGAAATACTATGGGATGCCATCGACTGGTTCGATGTCAACTGAACCGGTCCGTCTGCTTTTACAACAGACCAAGGGCTAGTTAACACAAGACCCATCATCAGCATCAGAGATGCGGTGGACTTGGTTGTCCAACAGTTCATTTCCATCGCGAAAGCATCCTTGCGAAGGCCTGGTGATTGGCGAAGCCAACTATGATTTGAAAAAGCATCTGTGCTTTGGACAATCAATTCAGGCAGTAATAAGTAACAAGTTCTCTGGTAAAGAGTTTTTTAAAACACGCTTGACGAGAAGTCGCTTGGTTTCAGGTGGATCGACACCCTCGATGCAACGAGTTCTCGCAATCATAGTACTAGTAATCCGAAGCCGAGTTGCCACGATCACCCGGTGGCTGAAAGAACGGGCTGTCGGCTCCGTTGAGATGACTGTAGTCACCCGGACCGGCGGGAGCGTTTGCGTCGCTGTGAGACGATTCTTCTTGCAGATCCGCGTCCGCGTCGGTCGTCTCTTGTCCGTTGCCACCGGTTGGCCCAGTATCACTGAGCA includes the following:
- a CDS encoding type II and III secretion system protein family protein — encoded protein: MASHSISQTVERFEMLVKSSRILTLEDRIPKFQVHNEEVIGATPVSQNQIQIFAKVPGTTQLNLWDTNDKLYTVDVTVLADAREVEGILSSQLPFASLKVMPINDSAIISGTVTSVDDVDRAVAIVEQFYSTVVNNIKVVGVQQVLLHTKIMEISRTKFRDLGIDLAILDSGNLFVNAPGGLINASSSTISSGVVQAADQANASVLTGDFSALIKALRQDDLVKLLAEPTVVATHGRPARFIVGGKVPYIVPSGNGAVSVRYEEYGTSVDFLPFVVGPGRIRLEVRPEVSEVDSSRSIINESTQVFAFTHRYVETAVELQAGQTFALAGLLQTRTEATRRSTPFFGELPYIGTFFRRISERRNDIELLVTVTPEVVAAMDPCEAPISGPGLNSDSPNDKEFYLRGFLEVPNMKGNNCGEEINACNDVQGFSIDPSYGGQVLGGNSHQFDQEILRHPGVPEGAVVPGSTPTVIGDGVTVMSPEN